From the Blastocatellia bacterium genome, one window contains:
- a CDS encoding TIGR04282 family arsenosugar biosynthesis glycosyltransferase → MRKNNIALVLFAKSPILGKVKTRLAFSVGEELALEFYLAFLNDSLNQVCQLNNVDCYLYLTDIWNETLVKLPNILQIKDINIAYQTSGDLGIKLSTTFLELFAKKYKAVIIMGTDSPNLPIEYLQEAILKIINFDLVLGETLDGGYYLIGLNQRVENLVDLFTNISWSTEKVFLETITCAKKKSLEVFCLPSWYDIDTLKDLTKLKEDIKISKSAKNCPNTAELLKKITLKT, encoded by the coding sequence ATGAGAAAAAATAATATTGCTTTAGTATTATTTGCAAAATCTCCTATTTTGGGAAAAGTAAAAACTCGTTTAGCTTTTAGTGTTGGCGAGGAATTAGCACTAGAATTTTACTTAGCTTTTCTTAATGACTCTTTAAATCAAGTTTGTCAATTAAATAATGTTGATTGCTATTTATATCTTACTGATATATGGAATGAAACTCTTGTTAAGTTACCTAACATATTGCAAATAAAAGACATAAATATTGCTTATCAAACCAGCGGAGATTTAGGTATAAAACTATCAACAACCTTTTTAGAGCTATTTGCCAAAAAATATAAAGCTGTAATAATTATGGGAACAGATAGCCCAAATTTACCAATTGAATATTTACAAGAAGCTATATTAAAAATTATAAATTTTGATTTGGTTTTAGGAGAAACTTTAGATGGAGGGTATTATTTAATAGGTCTTAACCAAAGGGTGGAAAATTTAGTAGATCTTTTTACCAACATTTCTTGGAGTACAGAAAAAGTTTTTTTAGAAACTATTACTTGTGCTAAAAAGAAATCCTTGGAAGTTTTTTGCTTACCATCTTGGTATGATATTGATACCTTAAAAGATCTAACTAAGCTTAAAGAAGATATCAAAATATCTAAGTCTGCTAAAAATTGTCCAAATACTGCTGAATTACTTAAAAAAATAACTCTTAAAACATAG
- a CDS encoding S46 family peptidase, with the protein MNRKLFCLVIMLVVTLILPVIQLADEGMWLVQDISKLPIAQMKAKGLQLSAEEIYSPAGLSLKDAVFKVRIGGGGFGTGSFISSQGLIITNHHVAFDGIAAVSTPEKNYLDQGFVANSQTEEIPLKGYALNITKEIKDVTEEVLSAVKAGMTPEETQKAIDAKRREIAEAAHKQKETIEYEVSEMVVGLKYQLLGYEVIKDVRLVYAPPKSVGFFGGDDDNFIWPRHTGDYTFLRAYAAPDGSLAPHSDKNVPYKPSKFLPISLNGYKDGDFAMILGYPGRTSRLAESYSMDFQQNIFLPFLVDLLTARINILDEAGKQDPAKQLAYASERFSLSNALKNFQGSLEGIKRTRLIEKKQAEETAFKKQIAQQSALQAKYGELFPKLEKLYAERNANYSKNAILGGLLNNVGSLRIASLAVGRALDKEKPENERSPLYADARVEQFKSNIPNLLKDSDPKLDAKLIALYLNKALDLSNGQKLALIEERLGGKQGEARQTAVAEFARQLTEEFTQESLTKLFSSSLADMQSNATLKFLIEVSKEVEKTRKIEQEFAANLPKLRSLYIEGMSTLKNTLFYPDANGTLRFTYGEVKGYKPRDGVYYDYYTTLQGVVDKDTGKEPFDVPSSIKQILSSNSFAPYDDANLKEMPVAFLTTNDITGGNSGSPVINGRGEMIGVAFDGNYEGLGSDYGFNEAQSRTICVDIRYVLLLAERMAGASGIFKELEIRGKAATAKAAK; encoded by the coding sequence ATGAACCGTAAGTTATTTTGTTTAGTAATAATGTTGGTAGTCACATTAATATTACCTGTTATTCAATTAGCTGATGAAGGAATGTGGCTAGTACAAGATATAAGTAAATTACCTATTGCTCAAATGAAAGCAAAAGGACTACAACTTTCAGCAGAAGAAATTTATAGCCCTGCGGGTTTAAGTCTAAAAGATGCTGTTTTTAAGGTTAGGATTGGTGGCGGTGGATTTGGGACAGGATCATTTATTTCTTCCCAAGGTTTAATAATCACTAATCATCACGTTGCTTTTGATGGCATTGCTGCTGTTAGTACACCAGAAAAAAATTACTTGGATCAGGGGTTTGTCGCCAACTCTCAAACTGAGGAAATCCCATTAAAAGGCTATGCCCTTAATATAACTAAAGAAATAAAAGATGTTACAGAAGAAGTTCTTAGTGCAGTAAAAGCAGGGATGACTCCTGAAGAAACACAAAAAGCTATTGATGCTAAACGAAGAGAGATAGCCGAGGCTGCACATAAGCAAAAAGAAACTATTGAGTATGAAGTTTCTGAAATGGTAGTTGGGCTTAAGTATCAACTTTTAGGTTATGAAGTTATTAAAGATGTTCGCCTTGTTTATGCTCCTCCTAAATCAGTAGGATTTTTTGGAGGCGATGATGATAATTTTATTTGGCCGCGTCATACAGGTGATTATACTTTCCTACGTGCTTATGCTGCGCCTGATGGCAGTTTAGCCCCACATTCAGATAAAAACGTTCCTTATAAACCATCAAAATTCCTTCCTATTTCACTAAATGGTTATAAAGATGGAGATTTTGCTATGATCCTTGGTTATCCAGGTCGTACTTCTCGGCTAGCAGAGTCTTACTCAATGGATTTTCAGCAAAATATTTTTTTACCATTTTTAGTAGATCTCTTAACTGCAAGAATTAATATTTTAGATGAAGCAGGAAAACAAGATCCTGCAAAACAGCTAGCTTATGCTTCAGAACGTTTTAGCTTAAGCAATGCACTAAAAAATTTCCAAGGCTCATTAGAAGGAATCAAACGCACTCGTTTAATTGAGAAAAAACAAGCTGAAGAAACTGCATTTAAGAAACAAATTGCCCAACAATCGGCACTGCAAGCAAAATACGGTGAATTATTTCCAAAGCTAGAAAAACTTTATGCTGAACGAAATGCTAATTATTCTAAGAATGCAATTCTAGGTGGACTGCTTAATAATGTTGGAAGTTTAAGAATAGCTAGTTTAGCTGTTGGACGTGCTTTAGATAAAGAAAAGCCAGAAAATGAAAGATCTCCTCTTTATGCTGATGCTAGAGTTGAACAGTTTAAGAGCAATATACCTAATTTATTAAAAGATTCAGATCCAAAACTAGATGCTAAATTAATAGCATTATACTTAAACAAAGCTTTAGATTTGTCAAATGGGCAAAAATTAGCTCTTATTGAAGAACGCTTAGGTGGTAAACAAGGGGAAGCACGTCAAACAGCAGTAGCAGAATTTGCTCGTCAACTAACAGAAGAATTTACACAAGAAAGCTTGACCAAGTTATTTAGCTCATCTCTTGCAGATATGCAATCTAATGCAACACTTAAGTTTTTAATTGAAGTAAGCAAAGAAGTTGAAAAAACTCGCAAAATTGAACAAGAATTTGCTGCCAATCTTCCTAAACTTCGCTCACTTTATATTGAAGGTATGTCTACACTTAAAAACACTCTCTTTTATCCTGATGCTAATGGAACTTTGCGCTTTACCTATGGTGAAGTAAAGGGTTATAAGCCTCGTGATGGTGTCTATTATGATTATTACACCACTTTACAAGGTGTTGTAGATAAAGACACTGGAAAAGAGCCTTTTGATGTTCCTTCTTCGATTAAACAAATCCTTTCTAGCAACAGTTTTGCTCCTTATGATGATGCTAACCTAAAAGAAATGCCTGTAGCATTTCTTACTACTAATGATATCACTGGTGGTAATTCTGGAAGCCCTGTAATTAATGGACGCGGGGAAATGATAGGAGTTGCTTTTGATGGTAATTATGAAGGATTAGGTAGTGATTATGGTTTTAATGAAGCACAATCACGCACAATTTGTGTAGATATTCGCTATGTATTGCTTTTAGCTGAACGTATGGCAGGAGCAAGCGGTATCTTCAAAGAATTAGAAATTCGTGGTAAAGCTGCTACTGCTAAAGCAGCAAAATAG
- a CDS encoding TonB-dependent receptor, which produces MHRLSVRVLTILAFVLALAGAAVAQVTTGVIVGTVTDQTGAVVAGASVTAINKSTGLTKTVTTNEQGEYEIGPLPPAEYEVTSEASGFTKIIQPGVIVNVSSRISVTFTLKPVGTEEVITISGEAGATIETTNTVVQGVIDNRQVKQLPLTGRTFSNLAVLVPGAKPVGAFDPTKARTGTVSLSGSSGRDANVSVDGGDNKDNVVGGAVQNFTTEGIQEFVVQTQNFLPDTGRSAGGNITVVTKSGTNELHGSFVLFERNDRFNARDNFNPEFDRVTGDGPFAKQPFDRQNIAGSLGFPIIKDKFFFFGAAEYTRENISVVISPNSVRELKALDTFARMGAIPGVASVAALSTVPTPFRDTQFQLRADYRFNDRHQAYARYGHQTNKLVNDQIPSNADITSSARTTNELRSILLSDTYTISPSVVNVFNFQFTKFDNRIVENTNAPLTLVFPSALFGRNPNVPQTTFQNKFQFKEAVSVAKGRHSLKFGVDFVYVPVLAGTFDFNSVPEVDFNTDPSQILASGGTLSDINVVDLVILSDGNSRVDQVVKQFSFYGQDSFRVNNKFTFNYGVRYDADFGFYDPKNGSYENNRGVQALRRIGVFSPNGGVPENDKNNFSPRIGFAYDPTGRGKAVLRASYGLFYDQIFTNVQFFALQQTGDNIYTSVLFDPIRFGIDPLPRQTGSVPNVPANGTLRLIDPNIVTPYSQQTSINFQYELKPGFILETQYIHILGLHEFANLELNSRIGAANPNFVVGTPSSQNPRSLTPNFLASGQPAFGRVRFAASIGRSRYDGFTIGINKRYGGDGPFKYQFGFNYTLARTLAYGGPGLGASRNDFGNTFENQFAMFRPIDLGRTGEDARHRAVINGILDMPYGFQVSSIIQAESARPFAVVDGNDLNGDGRFDDFVRVDGNGNFIQFNPGDRPGSNGRVLGINPGRGIPYFQVDLRVTKNVRFGERLKAEGYVEFFNLFNRANIGNNFNGDISSTIATGKNTAPRNPVNLQDLQPAGLLGSAFGAGTTVGIPFQMQLGFRISF; this is translated from the coding sequence ATGCACAGATTGTCTGTTAGAGTGTTGACCATACTAGCATTTGTACTAGCATTGGCCGGCGCAGCAGTTGCTCAAGTGACGACGGGTGTTATCGTAGGTACTGTTACAGATCAAACAGGTGCTGTTGTTGCAGGTGCTTCTGTAACTGCCATCAATAAGTCAACTGGTTTAACAAAAACAGTAACAACTAATGAGCAAGGCGAGTATGAAATTGGTCCGTTGCCACCAGCCGAATATGAAGTTACTAGTGAGGCTAGTGGTTTTACAAAAATTATCCAACCGGGAGTAATAGTTAATGTTAGTTCCCGCATTTCCGTAACCTTTACCCTTAAACCTGTAGGAACAGAAGAAGTAATTACTATTTCTGGAGAAGCAGGAGCCACAATTGAAACTACAAATACTGTAGTTCAAGGTGTTATCGATAATCGTCAAGTCAAACAATTACCTTTAACTGGTCGCACATTTTCTAATTTAGCTGTACTTGTTCCAGGTGCAAAACCAGTAGGAGCTTTTGACCCAACTAAAGCTCGTACAGGGACAGTTTCACTTTCTGGTAGTAGTGGACGTGATGCTAATGTTTCTGTAGATGGTGGTGATAATAAAGATAATGTGGTTGGTGGTGCAGTACAAAACTTTACTACTGAAGGCATTCAAGAATTTGTAGTACAAACCCAAAACTTTTTACCTGATACAGGTCGTTCTGCTGGTGGTAATATCACTGTAGTAACAAAAAGTGGTACAAATGAATTACACGGAAGTTTTGTACTTTTTGAACGTAACGACCGTTTTAATGCTCGTGATAACTTTAACCCAGAATTTGACCGTGTTACAGGTGATGGCCCATTTGCTAAACAACCTTTTGACCGTCAAAATATAGCTGGTAGTTTAGGCTTCCCAATTATTAAAGATAAATTTTTCTTTTTTGGGGCTGCTGAATATACTAGAGAAAATATTTCTGTAGTAATTTCCCCAAACTCAGTACGAGAATTAAAAGCATTAGATACTTTTGCTCGTATGGGTGCAATTCCTGGAGTTGCATCTGTAGCTGCACTTTCCACAGTTCCAACACCTTTCCGCGATACTCAATTTCAACTACGCGCAGATTATAGATTTAATGATAGACATCAAGCTTATGCCCGTTATGGTCATCAAACTAATAAGCTTGTTAATGACCAAATACCAAGTAATGCTGATATTACTTCTTCTGCACGTACAACTAATGAACTTCGCTCTATTTTATTAAGCGATACTTATACAATTAGCCCTAGCGTAGTAAATGTATTTAATTTTCAATTTACTAAGTTTGATAATCGTATAGTTGAAAATACAAACGCTCCTTTAACATTAGTCTTCCCAAGTGCTTTGTTTGGTCGTAATCCAAATGTTCCTCAAACCACTTTCCAAAATAAATTTCAATTTAAGGAAGCTGTTTCTGTAGCTAAAGGTCGTCATAGCTTAAAATTTGGTGTAGATTTTGTTTATGTACCTGTTTTAGCTGGTACATTTGATTTTAACTCTGTTCCAGAAGTTGATTTTAATACTGATCCAAGCCAAATACTTGCTTCTGGTGGAACACTAAGTGATATTAATGTAGTTGATCTAGTAATTCTATCTGATGGTAATAGTCGAGTAGATCAAGTTGTTAAACAATTTTCTTTTTATGGTCAAGATAGTTTTCGTGTAAACAATAAGTTTACCTTTAATTATGGTGTTCGCTATGATGCAGACTTTGGTTTTTATGATCCAAAAAACGGTTCATATGAAAATAATCGTGGCGTTCAAGCACTACGTCGTATAGGAGTATTTTCTCCTAATGGAGGCGTTCCAGAAAACGATAAAAATAACTTTAGCCCACGTATAGGTTTTGCTTATGACCCAACAGGTAGAGGTAAGGCTGTACTTCGTGCTAGTTATGGTCTTTTCTATGACCAAATTTTTACCAACGTACAATTTTTTGCACTTCAACAAACTGGAGACAATATTTATACTTCAGTTTTATTTGATCCAATTCGGTTTGGTATTGATCCTTTACCAAGACAAACTGGCAGCGTTCCAAATGTACCCGCAAATGGTACATTGCGCTTAATTGATCCAAATATTGTTACTCCTTATTCACAACAAACTTCTATCAATTTCCAATATGAACTTAAACCAGGGTTTATCTTGGAAACACAATATATCCATATTCTTGGTTTGCATGAATTTGCTAACTTAGAATTAAATTCTCGTATTGGTGCTGCTAATCCAAACTTTGTTGTTGGTACACCTTCAAGCCAAAATCCACGTAGCTTAACACCAAACTTTCTTGCAAGTGGTCAACCTGCATTTGGTAGAGTTCGTTTTGCTGCTTCTATAGGTCGTTCCAGATATGATGGTTTTACCATTGGTATTAATAAGCGTTATGGTGGTGATGGCCCCTTTAAGTACCAGTTTGGCTTTAATTACACCTTAGCTCGTACCTTAGCTTATGGTGGCCCAGGACTAGGTGCTTCACGTAATGATTTTGGTAATACATTTGAAAATCAATTTGCTATGTTTCGTCCTATCGATTTAGGTCGTACAGGTGAAGATGCACGTCATCGTGCAGTTATCAACGGTATTTTAGATATGCCTTATGGCTTCCAAGTTTCTTCTATTATTCAAGCTGAATCTGCTCGTCCATTTGCTGTTGTTGATGGAAATGACCTTAATGGTGATGGCCGTTTTGATGATTTTGTTCGTGTTGATGGAAATGGTAACTTTATCCAGTTTAATCCTGGCGATAGACCTGGTAGTAATGGTAGAGTTTTAGGAATAAATCCTGGTCGAGGTATTCCATATTTCCAAGTTGATTTACGTGTAACTAAAAATGTTAGATTTGGTGAAAGACTTAAAGCAGAAGGTTATGTAGAATTCTTTAATCTATTTAACCGTGCAAATATTGGTAATAACTTTAATGGTGATATTAGTTCTACTATAGCAACAGGTAAAAATACTGCTCCTCGTAACCCTGTCAATCTACAAGATTTACAACCAGCAGGTTTACTTGGTAGTGCTTTTGGTGCTGGTACAACCGTAGGTATTCCATTTCAAATGCAATTAGGTTTCCGTATTAGCTTCTAG
- a CDS encoding OmpA family protein has translation MVSAQESERDKRRVTQPTVSGATGLFTVYDSSTLKRGEFNVGFFANNYDRDPGDVDIMQYPVNVAFGVTDRVEVFLQTDGYQRVISNAPFELSGPLFPGLSRPQGSFGLDGVNINFPELNQTNPQFFPLNGAPISGAVVGGVLPGLPQTGSRPIFDPVLGVNKPGFFAPGFLNDFPFLGKGGGTLGSASFGTKISFRPERGIGFAILGIVKVPTVPAGALFQKDRGGRLTQGSGAGATDFGVFLITSLRRGLVSTHLNFGYVHANDPKSRNFELLDRSDSLIFSAGVDVPINRYVQLIGEATYNYYVGEATPTLNRPNPVDVLAGARFYPFGKDENRRFLFSFGGGYRYFANNSGSEREEDTIKRVIATGTVPAATIARSLEGDYNGFVAHITLGLRNTKAAPPPPPAVDPCANAVAPTIELAADKLAVKERSNDVVKFSTRGMGDGLTYNWTATGGSFTDNGSVERTWSSANLAPGTYTITVTVTDKCNLSKSDTRTITVEKGNRCPTVSLKANPTTAQEGADVTFNFTAGGNDPDGDKLQYVWTTTRGTLNGGDAAKQLNSTGLSAGNITVKVTVSDGQCSATDSVTVSITPRPAPPAVFTTSCNTYKTVNDSRPDNACKRVLDDVAARLQNDRNAVLIIDGHSDKGEKAGTAKTRAQRVRDYLVNERNLDAGRIEVRSFDNQRPDPSGDRLLNRRVMLHVVPQGATRPE, from the coding sequence ATGGTCTCTGCGCAAGAATCAGAAAGAGACAAACGCCGCGTAACTCAACCAACAGTTAGTGGTGCCACAGGGCTTTTTACTGTTTATGACTCCTCTACGCTAAAGCGTGGGGAATTTAATGTTGGATTTTTTGCTAACAACTATGATCGTGACCCAGGCGATGTTGATATTATGCAATATCCTGTTAATGTTGCTTTTGGTGTTACTGATCGTGTGGAAGTATTCTTACAAACTGATGGATATCAACGAGTTATTTCCAACGCCCCATTTGAATTAAGCGGGCCATTATTTCCAGGACTTTCACGTCCCCAAGGTTCATTTGGTTTAGATGGTGTTAATATTAATTTCCCTGAATTAAACCAAACTAACCCACAATTTTTCCCTCTTAATGGCGCACCAATAAGCGGTGCTGTCGTTGGTGGTGTGTTACCAGGGTTGCCGCAAACAGGCTCACGACCAATATTTGATCCTGTTTTGGGAGTTAATAAACCAGGCTTTTTTGCCCCAGGTTTTCTAAATGATTTTCCTTTTTTAGGTAAAGGTGGCGGCACTTTAGGCAGTGCTTCTTTTGGTACTAAAATAAGCTTTAGACCAGAAAGAGGTATTGGTTTTGCTATTTTAGGCATAGTTAAGGTGCCAACTGTTCCAGCCGGTGCATTATTTCAAAAAGATAGAGGTGGACGGTTAACACAAGGATCTGGTGCTGGCGCAACAGACTTTGGAGTATTTTTAATTACTAGTTTACGTAGAGGACTTGTTAGCACTCACTTAAACTTTGGCTATGTCCATGCTAATGATCCAAAATCACGTAATTTTGAGCTTCTAGATCGTAGTGATTCTTTAATTTTCTCTGCTGGTGTAGATGTTCCTATTAATCGTTATGTACAACTTATTGGTGAAGCTACCTATAATTATTATGTTGGTGAAGCTACACCTACGCTTAATCGTCCTAACCCTGTAGATGTTTTAGCTGGTGCTAGATTTTATCCATTTGGTAAGGATGAAAACCGACGATTCTTATTCTCTTTTGGTGGTGGCTATCGTTACTTTGCTAATAATTCTGGTTCAGAACGCGAAGAAGACACCATTAAACGAGTTATTGCTACTGGAACAGTACCAGCAGCAACTATAGCTCGTAGCTTAGAAGGTGATTATAACGGCTTTGTTGCTCATATAACTCTAGGGTTACGTAATACAAAAGCAGCACCTCCACCACCTCCAGCAGTAGACCCTTGTGCTAATGCTGTAGCTCCTACCATTGAACTTGCTGCTGATAAATTAGCAGTTAAGGAGCGTTCTAACGATGTTGTTAAATTTAGCACTCGTGGCATGGGTGATGGATTAACTTATAATTGGACTGCTACAGGTGGTTCATTTACAGATAACGGTTCTGTAGAAAGAACTTGGAGTTCTGCTAATTTAGCTCCTGGTACTTACACAATTACAGTAACAGTAACAGATAAATGTAATTTATCTAAATCTGATACTCGTACAATTACAGTAGAAAAAGGTAATCGTTGCCCAACCGTTTCACTCAAGGCTAATCCAACTACTGCTCAAGAAGGTGCAGATGTCACCTTTAACTTCACTGCTGGCGGTAATGACCCAGATGGTGACAAGCTACAGTATGTTTGGACAACCACTCGAGGCACACTTAATGGTGGTGATGCAGCTAAACAACTTAATAGCACAGGCTTAAGTGCAGGCAATATCACTGTAAAAGTAACTGTTAGTGATGGTCAATGCTCTGCTACAGATAGCGTTACAGTTTCAATTACTCCTAGACCTGCTCCACCTGCTGTATTTACAACTAGCTGTAACACTTATAAGACAGTCAATGATTCTCGTCCAGATAACGCTTGTAAGCGTGTATTAGACGATGTTGCAGCAAGACTACAAAATGATAGAAATGCTGTTTTAATTATTGATGGACATTCTGATAAGGGTGAAAAAGCTGGCACAGCTAAGACCCGCGCTCAACGTGTAAGAGATTATTTAGTCAATGAAAGAAATCTTGATGCTGGCCGTATTGAAGTTCGTAGCTTTGATAATCAACGTCCAGATCCATCAGGAGATCGCCTACTCAATAGACGAGTAATGTTGCACGTTGTACCACAAGGGGCAACTCGTCCAGAATAA
- a CDS encoding MGMT family protein, whose product MTKKNLAASKIKNLEKSSSIFEQVYKIVLQIPLGKVATYGQISRLLGERLSAAGVGWAMKATPNDGRKIPWHRVVNSRGGISTEKLLNFAPSLQQHLLETEGIIFNQQGFIDLKVFQWQPNINQKES is encoded by the coding sequence ATGACCAAAAAAAATCTAGCTGCAAGCAAAATTAAAAACTTAGAAAAATCTAGCTCTATTTTTGAACAAGTTTATAAAATAGTTTTACAAATTCCTTTAGGTAAAGTAGCAACTTATGGACAAATTTCCCGTCTTTTAGGTGAACGCCTTTCTGCCGCAGGCGTTGGTTGGGCAATGAAAGCTACACCTAATGATGGCCGTAAAATTCCTTGGCATAGAGTAGTTAATAGCCGAGGAGGTATTTCTACAGAAAAACTATTAAATTTTGCTCCTAGCCTTCAACAACATTTATTAGAAACTGAAGGCATAATTTTTAACCAACAAGGATTTATAGACTTAAAAGTCTTTCAATGGCAACCCAATATTAATCAAAAAGAGAGCTAA